One Pogoniulus pusillus isolate bPogPus1 chromosome 22, bPogPus1.pri, whole genome shotgun sequence DNA segment encodes these proteins:
- the LOC135185456 gene encoding protocadherin gamma-B5-like encodes MAIRQSPRQGPQRADGGVLLLTAVLLGLCCRAEPEPIRYAIPEELSRGSPVGPLARDLGLSPAELPARKLLLSAEKQYFMLSEESGELYVNERLDREEMCGESPTCSISFEALVHNPLNVFHVEVTIQDINDNAPRFLQDHFHLEINELTSPGARFAVGAAEDADVGINSLQGYKLESSSYFEVEVKEGKDGSKFAELVLRRALDREKEQSLHLVLTALDGGDPPRSGTAQLFINITDVNDNPPVFAHDRYRVSLREDAPLGSMVLNVSATDADYGTNARITYGFGKMSPKVLQKFVVDAESGIIRLQEALDFEDMRSYTLLVKARDGGGQVAHCEVEVEVLDVNDNAPEVTLRSVSSPVPEDAPIGTVVALVKVRDRDSGENGQVQCELSGDSPLSLVASSGGSYKVVTASTLDREQAAEHRVTLVARDRGSPALSSSAELVLEVSDVNDNAPVFEEEVYNAYVEENNAAGAQVLNVLARDADAGANGRVSYWLEGGSAGEAPPPVSVEARSGAVYAQRSFDYEQCREFAVAVRAQDGGVPARSSTATVRIFVLDRNDNAPRVLWPTTAAAAGGETPPFEVVPRSAEAGYLVAKVVAVDADAGRNAWLSYELVQAAEPALFRLGLHSGEVRTARAVSERDAGKQRLVALVKDHGQPALSATATLHVVLAESLQEALPELSERPAGVESPAELQFYLVLALALLSALFLLSLLLALLARLRRAGPPPVLRCLGAQRFSLASAAFPADFCEGTLPYSYNLCVAPGRALTEAACLPPPLPSLPAEATLGGESCTKPSQNNIAVAEDPPTASDTLQGEAIVIRDRYLHKAVKFAAETVLSDYSDKASKIVNIIFR; translated from the exons ATGGCGATCCGACAGAGCCCGAGACAAGGGCCGCAGCGAGCAGACGGAGGAGTGCTGCTACTGACCGCTGTGCTGCTAGGCTTGTGCTGTCGGGCGGAGCCGGAGCCCATCCGCTACGCCATCCCCGAGGAACTGAGCAGAGGCTCGCCGGTGGGGCCGCTGGCGCgggacctggggctgagccCGGCCGAGCTGCCGGCACgcaagctgctgctcagtgccgAGAAGCAATACTTCATGCTGAGCGAGGAGAGCGGAGAGCTGTACGTGAACGAGAGGCTGGACCGAGAGGAGATGTGTGGCGAGTCACCgacctgttccatcagcttCGAGGCACTGGTTCACAACCCACTCAACGTTTTCCACGTCGAAGTGACCATCCAGGATATCAACGACAATGCACCGCGCTTCCTCCAAGACCATTTCCATCTGGAAATCAACGAGTTGACATCTCCAGGCGCACGCTTTGCCGTGGGAGCAGCCGAAGATGCAGATGTAGGCatcaactccctgcagggataCAAGCTGGAGTCCAGCAGTTACTTTGAGGTGGAGGTGAAGGAGGGCAAGGACGGCAGTAAGTTCGCGGAACTGGTGCTCCGTCGAGCGCTGGATCGCGAGAAAGAGCAGAGCCTGCATCTGGTGCTGACGGCTCTGGACGGCGGAGACCCTCCTCGCAGTGGCACCGCCCAGCTCTTCATCAACATCACTGACGTCAACGACAATCCCCCCGTGTTCGCACATGACCGGTACCGAGTGAGCCTGCGCGAGGACGCCCCTCTGGGCTCGATGGTGCTGAACGTCTCGGCCACTGACGCAGACTATGGAACCAACGCTCGTATCACCTACGGCTTCGGGAAAATGTCTCCCAAGGTGCTTCAGAAGTTTGTGGTGGATGCGGAGAGCGGCATCATCAGATTACAGGAAGCTCTGGACTTTGAGGACATGAGGAGTTACACACTGCTAGTGAAGGCTAGGGACGGGGGTGGTCAGGTGGCACACTGCGAAGTGgaggtggaggtgctggacGTGAATGACAACGCGCCAGAAGTGACACTGAGGTCAGTATCGAGCCCGGTGCCCGAGGACGCTCCGATCGGCACGGTGGTAGCGCTGGTGAAAGTGCGGGACCGTGACTCCGGGGAGAACGGTCAGGTGCAGTGTGAGCTATCAGGAGATTCGCCTCTGTCGCTCGTGGCATCGTCGGGAGGCTCGTACAAGGTGGTGACGGCGAGCACGCTGGACCGGGAGCAGGCAGCCGAGCACCGCGTGACGCTGGTGGCCAGGGACCGGGGCAGCCCGGCGCTGTCGAGCAGCgctgagctggtgctggaggtgtcGGACGTGAACGACAACGCACCGGTGTTCGAGGAGGAGGTCTACAACGCCTACGTGGAAGAGAACAACGCGGCAGGAGCGCAGGTGCTGAACGTGCTGGCTCGGGACGCGGACGCGGGCGCCAACGGGCGCGTCAGCTactggctggagggaggcaGCGCAGGCGAGGCGCCACCGCCGGTGTCCGTGGAGGCGCGGAGCGGCGCCGTGTACGCACAGCGCTCCTTCGACTACGAGCAGTGCCGCGAGTTCGCCGTGGCGGTAAGGGCTCAGGACGGCGGGGTGCCGGCGCGCAGCTCCACGGCCACGGTGCGCATCTTCGTGCTGGACCGCAACGACAACGCGCCGCGGGTGCTCTGGCCGACGACAGCAGCGGCGGCAGGAGGCGAAACGCCGCCGTTCGAGGTGGTGCCGCGCTCGGCAGAGGCCGGCTACCTGGTGGCCAAGGTGGTGGCGGTGGACGCGGACGCGGGGCGCAACGCGTGGCTGTCGTACGAGCTGGTGCAGGCGGCGGAGCCGGCGCTCTTCCGCCTGGGGCTGCACAGCGGCGAGGTGCGCACGGCGCGGGCCGTGTCGGAGCGCGACGCGGGCAAGCAGCGGCTGGTGGCGCTGGTGAAGGACCACGGGCAGCCGGCGCTGTCGGCCACGGCCACGCTGCACGTGGTGCTGGCCGAGAGCTTGCAGGAGGCGCTGCCGGAGCTGAGCGAGCGCCCGGCGGGCGTGGAGTCGCCGGCGGAGCTGCAGTTCTACCTGGTGCTGGCGCTGGCGCTGCTCTCGGCGCTcttcctgctcagcctgctgctggccctgctggcgCGGCTGCGGAGGGCCGGGCCGCCGCCCGTGCTGCGCTGCCTGGGCGCGCAGCGCTTCTCTCTGGCCAGTGCCGCCTTCCCGGCCGACTTCTGCGAGGGCACCTTGCCCTACTCCTACAACCTGTGCGTGGCTCCGGGACGCGCCCTGACCGAGGCTGCTTGTCTGCCTCCGCCGCTTCCCAGCCTTCCCGCGGAGGCAACGCTCGGCGGGGAGTCCTGCACGAAGCCGAGCCAGAACAACATCGCCGTCGCGGAAGACCCACCCACCGCCTCCGACACACTGCAG GGTGAGGCAATTGTAATTCGAGATCGGTATCTACACAAAGCTGTAAAGTTCGCGGCAGAGACTGTGCTTTCGGACTACTCAGATAAGGCTAGCAAGATTGTAAACATCATATTCCGATAG
- the LOC135185087 gene encoding protocadherin gamma-A10-like yields the protein MCGARRLWSGRTRALLCCILLSAWEAVWGQLRYTMPEEMPKGSFVGDVAKDLGLQMTAIRDSGIRILDRGMTQYFSLHGKTGHLVTAARIDREQLCENEQQCVLRCELIVEGEMQVYGVEVEITDINDNVPSFPEPETQLKMSETIAHGSRFPLVEAQDPDLGANSVLRYELSGDEHFSLAVQAGPGGDRHPELVVAKALDREEAAFHDLVLSARDGGEPSRTGTARIRVVVVDANDNAPVFSPAEYTVRVPEDVPVGSTLITVTATDPDEGMNGHVKYSLKKITEKASKIFELDSETGAITLVQSLDFEEGKSYELEVQARDGGGLFDTAKIEITVTDVNDNQPKLIVTSQLSEISEDAPSGTVVALMHVQDRDSGTNGQVRCSLDADVPFRLEKSFEGYYRVVTMKELDREEVAEYNVTVRAADGGTPPLWSSAVLALQVLDVNDNAPVFSEASYSARLAENNAAGALVLTVRARDADWGQNARVRYRLGEGRVRDVPLSSYVSVQAETGALYALRSFDYEEVREVGLWVVAEDGGSPALSSNVSVRIVIVDENDNAPQVLYPAPAPVSGAGVRGWSGVELAARSAEPGSLVAKVVAVDADAGQNAWLSYELAKATEPGLFRVGLHSGEVRTARFPLARDAARQSLVVLVKDHGRPALSATATLTVVLAESVAEMLAEVGSATAAVPGESSRILTRWLVLAVAAVSCLFLAFLLLLLALRLRRWRRSQLPSPAGGVLRGVPATHFVGIDGVRAFLRSYSQEMSLTADSRKSQLRLSPASCCDTLPVHPPPVEPSPLLVEEHAGAHPQDPDAAPVSACPQTYFHTPPVTAPLSSSYSSVAAEAGFLTGNTKLLPLSC from the coding sequence ATGTGCGGGGCGAGGAGGCTCTGGAGCGGGCGGACGCgggccctgctgtgctgcatccTGCTGTCGGCATGGGAAGCGGTGTGGGGGCAGCTGCGCTATACGATGCCTGAGGAAATGCCCAAGGGCTCCTTCGTGGGTGATGTGGCTAAGGACTTGGGACTGCAGATGACTGCAATCAGAGACAGTGGCATACGCATCTTAGACAGAGGTATGACGCAGTATTTCTCTCTGCACGGCAAAACGGGGCACTTGGTAACGGCGGCGAGGATAGAtagagagcagctgtgtgagaATGAGCAGCAGTGCGTGCTGCGGTGTGAGCTGATAGTGGAGGGGGAAATGCAGGTGTACGGAGTCGAAGTGGAAATCACTGATATTAACGACAACGTGCCCAGTTTCCCAGAGCCAGAAACGCAGCTGAAAATGAGCGAGACGATAGCTCACGGATCTCGATTTCCTCTTGTCGAAGCTCAGGACCCAGACTTGGGGGCTAATTCTGTCCTGAGGTACGAGCTGAGCGGTGATGAGCACTTCTCACTGGCCGTGCAGGCGGGCCCTGGAGGAGATCGGCATCCCGAACTTGTGGTGGCCAAGGCACTAGACAGGGAGGAGGCGGCCTTTCACGATCTGGTACTGAGCGCTAGGGACGGCGGAGAGCCGTCGCGGACGGGCACGGCGCGAATCAGGGTGGTGGTAGTGGACGCGAATGACAACGCGCCCGTGTTCAGCCCGGCTGAGTACACAGTGCGTGTGCCTGAGGACGTGCCCGTGGGTTCCACCCTCATCACTGTCACGGCCACCGATCCCGACGAGGGAATGAACGGGCATGTGAAATACTCGTTGAAGAAAATCACGGAGAAAGCATCGAAGATTTTCGAGCTGGACTCTGAGACTGGAGCAATCACTCTGGTGCAGAGTCTGGACTTCGAGGAAGGAAAGTCCTACGAACTGGAGGTGCAGGCAAGGGATGGCGGCGGCCTTTTTGATACGGCAAAGATCGAGATCACAGTGACAGACGTCAACGACAACCAGCCTAAACTGATAGTGACATCTCAGCTGAGCGAGATTTCGGAGGATGCCCCGTCGGGAACGGTGGTGGCCTTGATGCACGTGCAAGACCGGGACTCGGGGACAAACGGACAGGTGCGGTGTTCCCTAGATGCCGATGTCCCGTTCCGTCTGGAGAAGTCCTTCGAGGGTTATTATCGAGTGGTGACGATGAAGGAGTTGGACCGGGAGGAAGTAGCGGAGTACAACGTCACAGTGAGGGCTGCCGACGGCGGGACGCCGCCGCTGTGGAGCAGTGCCGTGCTGGCGCTGCAAGTACTGGACGTGAACGACAACGCACCGGTGTTCAGCGAGGCGAGCTACAGCGCCCGGCTGGCCGAGAACAACGCGGCGGGCGCGCTGGTGCTGACGGTGCGGGCGAGGGACGCGGACTGGGGGCAGAACGCGCGCGTGCGGTACCGGCTGGGCGAGGGGCGGGTGCGGGACGTGCCGCTGTCGTCGTACGTGTCGGTGCAGGCGGAGACGGGCGCGCTGTACGCGCTGCGCTCCTTCGACTACGAGGAGGTGCGCGAGGTGGGGCTGTGGGTGGTGGCGGAGGACGGCGGCTCCCCGGCGCTGAGCAGCAACGTGTCGGTGCGGATCGTGATCGTGGACGAGAACGACAACGCGCCGCAGGTGCTGTACCCAGCGCCGGCGCCCGTGTCCGGGGCCGGTGTCCGTGGCTGGTCGGGCGTGGAGCTGGCGGCGCGGTCGGCGGAGCCCGGCTCGCTGGTGGCCAAGGTGGTGGCGGTGGACGCGGACGCGGGTCAGAACGCGTGGCTGTCGTACGAGCTGGCCAAGGCGACGGAGCCGGGGCTGTTCCGCGTCGGGCTGCACAGCGGCGAGGTGCGCACTGCGCGCTTCCCGCTGGCCCGCGACGCGGCCCGGCAGagcctggtggtgctggtgaagGACCACGGGCGGCCGGCGCTGTCTGCCACGGCCACGCTGACGGTGGTGCTGGCTGAGAGCGTGGCCGAGATGCTGGCCGAGGTGGGCAGTGCGACGGCAGCGGTGCCAGGCGAGTCCTCCCGCATCCTGACGCGCTGGCTGGTGCTGGCCGTGGCAGCTGTCTCCTGCCTCTTCCTCGCCTTCCTGCTACTGTTACTGGCATTGCGCCTGCGGCGCTGGCGCCGCTCGCAGCTGCCTTCGCCGGCTGGCGGGGTCTTGCGTGGCGTCCCTGCCACACACTTCGTGGGCATCGACGGCGTCCGCGCCTTCCTGCGCTCCTACTCGCAAGAGATGTCTCTCACCGCCGACTCGCGCAAGAGCCAGCTCCGCTTGTCTCCCGCCAGCTGCTGCGACACCCTTCCGGTCCACCCGCCACCCGTGGAGCCCTCCCCGTTGCTTGTGGAGGAACATGCCGGTGCCCACCCACAGGACCCCGACGCTGCCCCGGTGAGTGCCTGTCCACAGACCTATTTCCACACGCCTCCCGTTACTGCTCCCCTGTCCTCATCCTATTCTAGTGTGGCTGCTGAGGCAGGATTCTTGACAGGGAATACAAAGCTACTTCCACTTTCATGCTGA
- the LOC135185088 gene encoding protocadherin gamma-A10-like — translation MRAAGRTWGRWARALLCCVLLSAWEAAWGQLRYSVPEELPKGSFVGDVAKDLGLQMAVMRLIDRGRTQYFSLHGKTGHLVTAERIDREQLCRLLEKCMLRCEMIVEGEMQVYDIEVEITDINDNAPSFRETEMQLRVSEMTALGSRFPLRDAQDPDSGPNSLQSYELSGDEHFSLVVQADHGSDRRPELVLAKALDREEAAFHELVLRARDGGEPPLTGTARIRVVVLDANDNAPVFSAAEYTVRVPEDVSVGSTLVVVTATDRDEGINGHVKYSFHKISDKASELFHLDEDTGEISLKKEIDFEEISIHELEIQAHDGGELSDTTKVVITVTDVNDNTPELTVTSQLREISEDSPPGTVVALLHVQDGDSGANGQVRCSLDAGVPFRLQSSRGSYYSVVTTKELDREDVSEYNVTVRTADGGSPPLWSSTVLTLRVLDVNDNAPVFSEASYSARLAENNAAGALVLTVRARDADWGQNARVRYRLGEGRVRDVPLSSYVSVQAETGALYALRSFDYEEVREVGLWVVAEDGGSPALSSNVSVRIVIVDENDNAPQVLYPAPAPVSGAGVRGWSGVELAARSAEPGSLVAKVVAVDADAGQNAWLSYELAKATEPGLFRVGLHSGEVRTARFPLARDAARQSLVVLVKDHGRPALSATATLTVVLAENVADMLSEMGSAAAAVPGEPAGSLTRWLVLAVAAVSCLFLAFLLLLLALRLRRWRRSQLPPAAGEVLRGVPATHFVGIDGVRAFLRSYSHEMSLTTDSRKSQLRLSPASCCDTLPVHPQPDEPAPLLGEDPAGSRSHDADNAPVSASPPTCSHRPSIPAASAPLPSSYPCLPAA, via the coding sequence ATGCGCGCGGCAGGGAGGACCTGGGGCCGGTGGGCTCGGGCACTGCTGTGCTGCGTCCTGCTGTCGGCATGGGAGGCGGCATGGGGACAGCTGCGCTACTCAGTGCCAGAAGAACTGCCCAAGGGCTCGTTCGTGGGCGACGTAGccaaggacctggggctgcagaTGGCGGTGATGCGTCTCATAGACAGAGGTAGGACGCAGTATTTCTCTCTGCACGGCAAGACGGGACATTTGGTGACGGCAGAGAGGAtagacagagagcagctgtgccgGCTGCTGGAGAAATGCATGTTGCGATGTGAGATGATAGTGGAAGGAGAAATGCAGGTTTATGACATCGAAGTGGAAATCACGGACATTAATGACAACGCTCCCAGCTTTCGAGAGACAGAAATGCAACTGAGAGTGAGCGAGATGACAGCGCTGGGCTCACGGTTTCCTCTCCGAGACGCACAGGACCCGGACTCGGGGCCGAATTCCCTGCAGAGCTACGAGCTGAGTGGTGATGAGCACTTCTCACTGGTCGTGCAGGCTGACCACGGCAGCGATCGGCGTCCCGAGCTGGTGCTGGCCAAGGCACTGGACCGGGAGGAGGCGGCCTTTCACGAGCTGGTGCTGAGAGCGAGGGACGGCGGCGAGCCGCCGCTGACGGGCACAGCGCGGATCCGAGTGGTAGTGCTGGACGCGAACGACAACGCGCCCGTGTTCAGTGCTGCAGAGTACACGGTGCGTGTGCCAGAGGACGTGTCCGTGGGCTCCACCCTCGTCGTTGTAACGGCCACTGACCGCGATGAGGGGATCAACGGACACGTGAAATACAGTTTCCATAAAATTTCAGACAAAGCGTCGGAACTTTTCCACCTGGATGAGGATACAGGAGAAATATCCCTTAAAAAGGAAATCGACTTTGAGGAGATCTCCATACATGAGCTCGAGATACAGGCACACGACGGAGGAGAGCTTTCCGACACTACGAAAGTGGTGATTACAGTGACAGATGTCAATGACAACACACCCGAATTGACAGTTACTTCTCAGCTGAGAGAGATCTCTGAGGACTCCCCACCAGGGACCGTGGTGGCCCTGCTGCACGTGCAGGACGGGGACTCGGGGGCCAACGGCCAGGTGCGGTGCTCCCTGGACGCGGGAGTCCCGTTCCGGCTGCAGAGCTCTCGCGGCAGCTATTACAGCGTGGTGACGACGAAAGAACTGGACCGGGAGGATGTGTCAGAGTACAACGTGACGGTGCGAACAGCCGATGGCGGGTCACCGCCTCTGTGGAGCAGCACGGTGCTGACCCTCAGGGTGCTGGACGTTAACGACAACGCACCGGTGTTCAGCGAGGCGAGCTACAGCGCCCGGCTGGCCGAGAACAACGCGGCGGGCGCGCTGGTGCTGACGGTGCGGGCGAGGGACGCGGACTGGGGGCAGAACGCGCGCGTGCGGTACCGGCTGGGCGAGGGGCGGGTGCGGGACGTGCCGCTGTCGTCGTACGTGTCGGTGCAGGCGGAGACGGGCGCGCTGTACGCGCTGCGCTCCTTCGACTACGAGGAGGTGCGCGAGGTGGGGCTGTGGGTGGTGGCGGAGGACGGCGGCTCCCCGGCGCTGAGCAGCAACGTGTCGGTGCGGATCGTGATCGTGGACGAGAACGACAACGCGCCGCAGGTGCTGTACCCAGCGCCGGCGCCCGTGTCCGGGGCCGGTGTCCGTGGCTGGTCGGGCGTGGAGCTGGCGGCGCGGTCGGCGGAGCCCGGGTCGCTGGTGGCCAAGGTGGTGGCGGTGGACGCGGACGCGGGTCAGAACGCGTGGCTGTCGTACGAGCTGGCCAAGGCGACGGAGCCGGGGCTGTTCCGCGTCGGGCTGCACAGCGGCGAGGTGCGCACTGCGCGCTTCCCGCTGGCCCGCGACGCGGCCCGGCAGagcctggtggtgctggtgaagGACCACGGGCGGCCGGCGCTGTCTGCCACGGCCACGCTGACGGTGGTGCTGGCCGAGAACGTGGCCGACATGCTCTCCGAAATGGGCAGCGCGGCGGCAGCAGTGCCGGGCGAGCCAGCGGGCAGCCTGACGCGCTGGCTGGTGCTGGCCGTGGCAGCTGTCTCCTGCCTCTTCCTCGCCTTCCTGTTACTCTTGCTAGCATTGCGCCTGCGGCGTTGGCGCCGCTCGCAGCTGCCTCCGGCGGCGGGCGAGGTCTTGCGTGGCGTCCCGGCCACGCACTTCGTGGGCATCGACGGCGTCCGCGCCTTCCTGCGCTCCTACTCGCACGAAATGTCTCTCACCACCGATTCTCGCAAGAGCCAGCTCCGCTTgtctcctgccagctgctgtgacACCCTTCCGGTCCACCCGCAGCCCGACGAACCCGCCCCGCTGCTCGGGGAGGACCCTGCCGGCTCCCGCTCGCACGACGCGGACAATGCCCCGGTGAGTGCCTCTCCACCTACCTGCTCCCACAGACCTTccattcctgctgcttctgctcctctgccctcttcctATCCTTGTCTGCCTGCTGCCTAG